GATTTTCCAGATGTGGTTTTTATGGGAAATTCAATTACCGAAGGCTGGGTAAACGCACAGCCCGAATTTTTTAAAAATAATAATTACGCAGGTCGCGGCATTGGAGGACAAACCACTCCACAAATGCTGCTTCGGTTTATGCCAGATGTAGTAAAACTCAATCCCAAAGCGGTAGTTATTCTTGCCGGCACCAACGACATTGCCGGGAACACCGGATTTTCTTCCGTAGAAATGATCACCAATAACATTCAGGCAATGGCTCAACTGGCTGAAGCTAATAATATAAAAGTGATTCTTGCCTCTATCCTACCCGTTTACGATTATCCCTGGCGACCCGGCCTGGAACCGGTACAAAAAATTGCCAAAATCAATACCTGGATAAAGAAATATGCTAAAGAAAATAAGCATACTTATCTCGATCTTTTTACTCCGCTAAAAGATGAAAAAGAAGGTTTGTCGAAAAGATATTCCGAAGACGGAGTCCATCCAAATTTAGAAGGCTATCACGTAATGGCACCGATAACTCAAAATGCTATACAAAATACTTTATAGCTGGAACAGAGAAAGTTTTACAGACTTATTAAAATTTAAACCGAAACTGCTATATTGCTGCGACTTTAATAAAAACTTCTAAATATTTTACGAAGTATTAATTAGCAAAAATTAAATTAAACTATGAAAAAAATGCTTTTAGTGGCCTTATCTGCCGGAATGGTAGCCTGCGGCACCCAAAAAAATGTTGAAAATGCAAATCCCATGGAGTATGCTGAGACCATCACTGCTTCAGAATTAAAAGAACATCTTTACACTTTTGCCAGTGACGAATTTGAAGGAAGAAACACCGGCGAACCTGGACAGAAAAAAGCAGCCGAATATATTGTTAACCAATACCAGGAAATTGGCATTGAAGCTCCTGAAGGTTATGCTAACTACTATCAGGAAATCCCAACCGAATTTTTTGATGGAAAACTTAATGATTCCGAAAACGTGCTTGGTTTCATAAAAGGAAGCGAAAAACCAGACGAAATTCTAGTAATCACTTCTCATTACGATCACGTAGGAGTAGATGACGAAGGTAACATCTATAACGGTGCAGATGACGGTGGTTCTGGTCCCGTTGGTATTTTAGAAATTGCCGAAGCTTTTAGAGCAGCTCAAAAAGATGGTTATACTCCTAAACGATCTATTCTTTTTATTCATTTAACCGGTGAAGAAAAAGGACTTTTAGGTTCTAAATATTATGTTGAAAACCCTGTATTCCCATTAGAAAATACCGTTGCCAACTTAAATATGGATATGATTGGCCGTATTGATAAAGAGCACGAAGGCAACGACAACTATGTTTACCTGATTGGTAGCGATAAATTAAGCACCGATCTTCACGAACTTAGTGAGAATGTAAATTCAGAATATATGAATATGGATTTGGATTATACCTATAACGATGAAAATGATCCTAACCGTTTTTATTACCGAAGTGACCATTACAACTTCGCAAAGAACAACATCCCGGTAATTTTCTACTTTAACGGAGTTCACCCAGATTACCACAAACCAACAGATACCGTTGAGAAAATTGAATATGAAGCTTTAATGAAAAGAGCTAGATTGGTATTCCTTACCGCCTGGGAAATCGCTAACCGCGAAGAAAGACTGGTAGTTGATAAAGCTGGTGAATAAAAAAGCTGAAGCTTTAATATGCAAAAAGCCCCGGAAATTCTGGGGCTTTTTTGGTTTTATAATTAATCTAAAAATTAATCTGCAGCAGGTAGCAATACGGTATCAAGTGCGTGAATTACTCCGTTTGTAGCTTGAACATCAGCTGCAATCACTGTAGCAGTTCTTTCGTTTTCATCTGTAATAGTTACATTATCACCAAGATTTACAGTAAAATCACCGCCTTCTAGCGTGGTAACATCCATATCATCAGTTAAGTCTCCAGATCTAACATTAGCACCGGTAACTACGTGATAAGCTAAAGTAGCTTCCAAAGTTTCTGTAGGGATATCTGCAAGAGCTCCTAATTCCAATTCATCTAATAAATCTACAAATGCATCATTAATTGGAGCGAAAACAGTAAATGGAGCAGGATCTTCACTCATCATAAGTGTTTCAACAAAAGTGAAAGAATCTTCTCTTGTAAGGGCCTGTACAAGAATATCGAAGTTAGGATCGGCAGTAGCAAATGTGGTTATATTTGGTAATCCAATTACTGCATCTACTGCGTGAATTACCCCATTGTCTACTTCAACGTCGGCAGTGGTTACCGAAGAAACTCCATTAATCATCACGCCGTCATCTGTATTTATATACATACTTAAAGGCTCTTCAGAAGCTCCCCATACGGCCATACTTGGGATGTAGCCGGTAGTTAATTCGGTAGACATAATTTCGCCCATCTGTACGTGGTTCAATAATACCTGGGTTAATAAATCTACAGGTACTTCATCAAGACCATTAAAGCCATTCTCATTTAAAAAAGCTGTAAATGCAGCGTTATTTGGAGCAAATACGGTATAATCATCGGTTCCGGTGAAAGTTGAAGTTAAACCAGTAGCTTCAAGTGCGGCTAATAAAGAAGAATAATCTTCATTTCCGGCTACAAAATCGGCAATGGTATTTGTTTCAATTTCAATAGCCTCATTTTCAGGAAGAATTACTGTATCCAAAACGTGAATCACTCCATTATTTGCCTGAACGTTAGTGGCAACAATTGTTGCAGTTCTTCCGTTTTCATCAGTAATAGTTACATTTTCTCCCAGGTTGATAGTGAAACTTCCGGTTTCAAGAGTCTCTACCATCATTTGATCTGTAAGATCTTCAGCTCGAACATTTGATCCCGCAACTACGTGGTAGCTTAAAATACTCGATAAAAGATCGGCTGGAATATCGTCTAAATCGGCTAATTCAAGCTCGTCAAGTACATTTGTGAAAGCAGTATTGGTTGGGGCGAAAACAGTAAATGGCGCAGGATCTTCACTCATCATTAAAGTTTCAACGAAAGTAAAAGATTCATCTGCAGTAAGTGCCTGTACAAGAATATCGAAATTGGGATCGGCAGTTGCAAAAGTGGTTACATCCGGTAATCCAATTACGGCATCTACAGCGTGAATTATACCGTTGTCTACTTCAACGTCGGGCGTGGTTACTGAAGAAACTCCGTTGATGGTTACACCATCGTCAGTATTGATATATAAACTTAAAGGTTGGTCTGAAGCCATTCCGGTTGCCATACTCTCAATATAGCCGGTAGATAAGGCACTAGACATAATTTCACCTTCCTGAACGTGGTTTAGAAGGATCTCTGTTAAAACATCTTCGGGAACTTCATCAAGACTGTTAAAACCGTTGTTCGATAAAAATGAGTTAAATGCGGCATTGTTAGGTGCAAATACGGTAAAGTTAGCTGTTCCGTCTAAAGTAGCATCCAGTCCTGTTACTTCTAATGCGGCGCCTAAAGAAGAATAATCAGGGTTTCCAGCCACAAAATCGGCAATTGTGTTTGAAGGGGTGATTACATCTCCTCCATCATCGTCATCACTACATGCAAAGAGACCAAAAGTCAAAAATGCCAGTAAAGCGATTTTAGTAAATTTAATAGTTTTCATAATTCTAAGTTTTTGTTATGTAGTAAAAGTAAACGAGAAGCAAACCATAAACTGTTTATTCTTTGTTAATTATTATAAAACAAGAGTTAAATGTTTAATCATAATAGATTTTA
The sequence above is drawn from the Salegentibacter mishustinae genome and encodes:
- a CDS encoding SGNH/GDSL hydrolase family protein produces the protein MFAQKEEYRELMEQDWANLKKYKAQNEKIIANQDFPDVVFMGNSITEGWVNAQPEFFKNNNYAGRGIGGQTTPQMLLRFMPDVVKLNPKAVVILAGTNDIAGNTGFSSVEMITNNIQAMAQLAEANNIKVILASILPVYDYPWRPGLEPVQKIAKINTWIKKYAKENKHTYLDLFTPLKDEKEGLSKRYSEDGVHPNLEGYHVMAPITQNAIQNTL
- a CDS encoding M28 family metallopeptidase, producing MKKMLLVALSAGMVACGTQKNVENANPMEYAETITASELKEHLYTFASDEFEGRNTGEPGQKKAAEYIVNQYQEIGIEAPEGYANYYQEIPTEFFDGKLNDSENVLGFIKGSEKPDEILVITSHYDHVGVDDEGNIYNGADDGGSGPVGILEIAEAFRAAQKDGYTPKRSILFIHLTGEEKGLLGSKYYVENPVFPLENTVANLNMDMIGRIDKEHEGNDNYVYLIGSDKLSTDLHELSENVNSEYMNMDLDYTYNDENDPNRFYYRSDHYNFAKNNIPVIFYFNGVHPDYHKPTDTVEKIEYEALMKRARLVFLTAWEIANREERLVVDKAGE
- a CDS encoding fasciclin domain-containing protein — its product is MKTIKFTKIALLAFLTFGLFACSDDDDGGDVITPSNTIADFVAGNPDYSSLGAALEVTGLDATLDGTANFTVFAPNNAAFNSFLSNNGFNSLDEVPEDVLTEILLNHVQEGEIMSSALSTGYIESMATGMASDQPLSLYINTDDGVTINGVSSVTTPDVEVDNGIIHAVDAVIGLPDVTTFATADPNFDILVQALTADESFTFVETLMMSEDPAPFTVFAPTNTAFTNVLDELELADLDDIPADLLSSILSYHVVAGSNVRAEDLTDQMMVETLETGSFTINLGENVTITDENGRTATIVATNVQANNGVIHVLDTVILPENEAIEIETNTIADFVAGNEDYSSLLAALEATGLTSTFTGTDDYTVFAPNNAAFTAFLNENGFNGLDEVPVDLLTQVLLNHVQMGEIMSTELTTGYIPSMAVWGASEEPLSMYINTDDGVMINGVSSVTTADVEVDNGVIHAVDAVIGLPNITTFATADPNFDILVQALTREDSFTFVETLMMSEDPAPFTVFAPINDAFVDLLDELELGALADIPTETLEATLAYHVVTGANVRSGDLTDDMDVTTLEGGDFTVNLGDNVTITDENERTATVIAADVQATNGVIHALDTVLLPAAD